GTTCACCACATACTGGCCCAATTCCTTTCATGTTGGTCCTGAGTCATCGAGTAAATCATTTCAGTCGCAACCATATATAGCAAGGACTGTTGCCAGTGCATTTTGatgaacatatatatttttagtgcTCCCCCTTCCACTGCTCTAGGGTAGAGACAACAAAAGCAATCTTGTAGTCCACCCACACTGCTGCCTCTCTTCATACAGCCGCCAGCATTCACAACCTGTTAAATCTCATTTTTCTTCTAACTCGCCCGCTCACATAGATTATCTGCCCAGCTGCTAAGTGCAGTAAGGCCAACTCACAACTGTAATGTAGGCCATACTTTTGCATAATTGCATATGTTTACACAGTTAGAccctaaatattattttatttatttattttgcatggatttattttttttacaggggTGAAAGGGAAGTGGTCCTGAGTAATTTAGACACCCTTTGTTCTGTGGCTTTGGGCGAAAAAGTGACTGAGGACTTCCTTCTGGCGAGGGATACCATTATTACCATCTGCAACATCACTGACCATGTTAGGGTAAGATTTTAATTTCTTAATATAACTATATTTGCGTAGTATTGGAATGAAGGTCACACAGTAAACAATGGAGGAAATTATGTGCTCTTCAAAGTTACTGTATTTGAAATTACACCAACCTCCATTATTTAGGTATCATAGCACTAGACTTGATACTCCAACATAGGGGCAACAAAaggtatagaccaggggtcggcaacctttactatgaaaagagccatttcacccacttgcccactaaagaaaaatagcctggagccgcaaaacgttgtatgtttaaaacaacattggagggaaaaaaaaagacgagttggagtactcttgctagtactggagataaactttagtttttaaatgagctctaatttattttttagaatcgtcaaataactcattaataataattaataactcaaataactcaaagtattactcatttcccttcatgttaacctgtcagagagaactggatagcatcctgtctgctcattcagtcaccagtcagaactcagtcaggatgcattcatggtctcacacaaagttggatttttgtaaactcataacaaagacgtgcattttcaccacacgggtgctaaaaaatattcaagcattgcaaagggagccgcaacaaagaggctggagagccacatgcggctctggagccgcgggttgctgacccctgatatacagtgaagaaaataagtatttgaacaccctgctattttgctatttctcccacttagaaatcatggaggggtctgaaattttcatcgtaggtgcatgtccactgtgagagagataaactaaaaagaaaaatccagaaatcacaatgcatgatttttttaacaatttatttgtgtgatacagctgctaataagtatttgaacacctgagaaaatgaatgttaatatttggtacagtagcctttgtttgctattacagaggtcaaacgtttcctgtagtttttcaccaggtttgcacacactgcaggagggatcttggcccactcctccacacagatcttctctagatcagtcaggtttctgggctgtcgctgagaaacacggagtttgagctccctccaaagattttcgattgggttcaggtctggagactggctgggccatgctagaaccttgatatgcttcttacggagccactccttggttttcctggctgtgtgcttcgggtcgttgtcgtgttggaagacccagccacgacccatcttcaatgctctgacagagggaaggaggttgttccccaaaatctcacaatacacggccccagtcatcctctctttaatgcagtgcactcgtcctgtcccatgtgcagaaaaacacccccaaagcatgatgctaccacccccatgcttcacagtagggatggtgttcttcggattgtactcttcattcttcttcctccaaacacgcttattggaattatgaccaaaaagttctattttggtctcatctgaccataaaactttctcccatgactcctctgtatcatccaaatggtcatatgcaaacttaagacgggccttgacatgtgctggtttaagcaggggaacctttcgtgccatgcatgatttcacatcatgacgtcttagtgtattacctacagtaaccttggaaacggtggtcccagctcttttcaggtcattgaccaagtcctgtcgtgtagttctgggctgattcctcacctttcttagaatcattgagaccccacgaggtgatatcttgcatggggctccactccgattgagattgaccgtcatgtttagcttcttccattttctaatgatagctccaacagtggaccttttttcaccaagctgcttggtaattgctccgtagccctttccagccttgtggaggtgtacaattttgtctctggtgtctttggacagctctttggtcttcgccatgttacaagttaaagtcttactgattgtatggggtggacaggtgtctttatgcagctaacgacctcaaacaggtgcatctgattcaggatgatacatggagtgcaggtggacttctaatgggcagactaacaggtctttcagggtcagaattctagatgatacacaggtgttcaaatacttatttgcagctgtatcacacaaataaattgttaaaaaatcatgcattgtgatttctggatttttctttttagtttatctctctcacagtggacatgcacctacgatgaaaatttcagaccccttcatgatttctaagtgggagaaatagcaaaatagcagggtgttcaaatacttattttcttcactgtagacTGATGGGTAGAAATTGACCAACTGTACGTAGTGCTTGATGTGTTCCAGTacctatataatatattttccaGGTATTGTAGTAATGGGAAAAGCATTTTTATATACTATACATTTTTAAGGTTTGTCTGCACACTCCTGATGGTTACTCAAACTTGGGAAACATGTACTAATACACCATGCTTCAAAATTAGTAAATGCAATGTTTGTGTTTCTCGAAGCAATCCAGAGGTGCCCCTTTCAGACTGCCTCAGGAACATCAACTCTTTACCTGCCTCACTCAAGCAATTGCTGAAGGTCTGTGCCCCTCTTGTTGTTCAGCATAAAACTCTGCACAATATTTCTCACCCGTCGGACTTGCTCGTTTTTTCCACCAGGTGCCATGATGGAGGACCCTCACTGGCAGAGCTTCATGGAGCAAGCCGTCCGCCTCATCTACTTTCTGGCTGAATCTCCTGACCAGCTGTGCTCCCGGCTGCTCCAGCGCACCACTCGACTCCTGTTAGATCAAATCGCAGAAGGCGAGCAGGTCAACAAGGATGGCGAACAAATACAAGAAGGCTCTCAAGAATTTGGTCAACAAGGTGAGTGACAACTCTCATGTATTTATCATTGGCTGGTTGTTTTTCTAGACACTGTCGCCTCACCATGTTTTCTTCTCTCCCGCAGTGAACTGCGTGTGTTTGGCTCAACTGCTGGCTCTTTGTGGTAGCGTGGCCTTCTGGCAGGTGTCACACCTCGAACGCAGCGTGAGCACTGAGCTGCGGAGACGCAGAGGAGAGACAGAGGAGAGGGAGGAGAAAGAAAAGGGACCATCCACCAAAGCTAAGGTATGCaaagatatacattttttacaagtCTGGCATAGTATTAACACAATGTCACTGCACGCAAGAACAATAACAGACCTTTGGCCGGGAAAAAGGCTGTGAAACAATGCCAAGTTTGTCACATTAGTGCTTTTGATATTACTCATGACATGTTGGTCTCTGTCTATTTGtttcttaaaatgtgttttgttgaaCTTTTAGTtcatcttgttgttgttgtatacTCTACAGTGAAATTGGCAGGTAGCTATTACCATTCCCAACACAGATGCAACCCAGCCGCTACCAAAGCAAACAAGTTTCCCTGTCCCCCTGAAGAAATGTAACCACCATGTGATGACAGTATCTTATGTCAAGCTTTCATTTTCCTCACAGCAAACCGCCAATGACAGCACAATAGAGGAGGATCTCGGCTTGGTCGGCGCCTCTGCAGAAGACACAGAGGCCGAGCTCATTCGCAAGATTTGTGAGACCGAATTACTAGCTGGTAACGTTGCTTCTGATCTTCTCCTGTGTAACGAATGTAATGCACGGTGTGACATTCATATGCTGATGAAATATTTAGCGTAAACTCCCTCTTGGCTATTCTCTTGCCTTTATAGAGGAGAACCTCCTGTGTGCATTCCTTCCCTTGCTGGTGAAAGTCTGCAGCTCCCCTGGACGCTATTCCCACCCACAGCTCACCACTGCTGCCTGTCTGGCCCTGTCACAGTACATGATGATTAGGTAAGCCCCTCCTCTCTTGTTCACTCACAATGGAGTCTAAAATACTGATGAATCTATACCATTCACCTCCCCCACTCCAGTCCGACTGTTTGCGAGGAGAATGCCCGTCTAATGTTTACAGTGTTGGAGCGCTCTACTCTTCCTGTCGTCAGGGCCAATGCCATCATTGCCCTGGGAGATCTCACGGTCCGCTTCCCTAATATTTTGGAGCCCTGGACACAGAATTTATATGCCAGGTAACTGAATGGATTTGTTGAACATCGCTCCGAAACTCTCATGCACTTGTTCCTCACAATTAGATACCCATTATGGCTCCACTGAACCTCATAATGGGCAAACATTTACACTTTCTATTGGGACTTTGATGAAACTAATTTGTGATATTGGCAAGCGCATGTCCAGTGGTTACCACGGCAACCAGCCTGGCATAGCATCATGGTTTAGCAAGAACACACAGGGTCAGGCTGCTTTGGACAGGGTCCCTTTTTTAATTACTAGTGTGTAACAGATTGTAGCTGGTCACTGTGTTGTAATTATGCAGAGTGACTGAGCAAGTAGGAgacaaattaaatgtttttcacTTCTGCCAAGAAGTTCACTTTTAAAAACCCCTTTTAATGGCTTCTAAAGCCCAAGTAAAGCCTGAGTGCCCTATGGCCAACTTAAAcgatgttgtgttgtttgatgTGCGAGTTTTAATTATAATGTGTCGACATTTAGGTGTTTTTGGATATGTCAGACAGTCACTCTTCTAATGCCGCTTTGCCCTCCTGGTGTTTCCTACCTGATAAGTTCTCACTAATTGTCTCCCACACAAACACCTCCACTGTCCTCGAAGGCTGCTGCTGCCTTGGAGCCTTCAGATAAGCGTATTAAGAATTAATTACCCTGTTCATTGCAGTGGTAAGCCCCTATGCTGGCATGTGAAAGTGCTGTGTATGCTTTTCTGATCTTCTGCCAGAAATCCTACTCCCTGGCATAAATGAGGGGTACTGGTTAATGAGTTTCTTTTGTGGTGTGGGTCTAAGTGAGGCCAACTTTAAATTGCTCTTTCACCATCACACCAGACCAGCAGGACTGACTTTTGGAAATTGAGATATGCAGATAAATTTGACcgcatatttatgtatatttttaaacatatttttatattgtcaaACATGGAAGTGGCAACCAGCAAAGACGGCCATATTTTCATATTGGATGAAACTGACTTATAGGCACAAACGGCCTGAAATGCTGCAATATGATATATAGTGCATATGTTCAATATGATTCAGTCactttaattttgtttattgttaCGTAATCGTTTAATGTTagttattagggatgtcccaatctacattttttggctttcgatttgattttttttttttaacagtcttGCTGATCGCTATTCatcctttttattattttacaaacttgAATTTGTGAGATTGAATGTGGTTATAGAAAACACAACGCCGTGAAAATAAAGCAGTCAAGTCTGAGCATGCTCAGTTACGAACATGATTTGGCAACCGGATCGTCCGTATCTTGAAAATACAGCAGACCGGAAGCCGATCCTAAAGATCGATCGAGTCATCCCTTGTAGGTCATTtcattgaatgtattttttatgtgattttatttcatttgtgcaATTTGGTCATAAGATCAGAtgtgttttgcttgtttttttttagactttgtTCACCCTAGCTCATTAACTAAACTAACTAAaacagcaatattttttttcctttaaaacatCACTagctaaacaaaaacaatttgtttttctCCACTTTTATCTACCCTGAAGCCTTCAAATCTGGAAACCCCATTCTTTTGACCACCTTGTGATGCATTACATATACTTGTTCTGAGTACCGGTACTTTAATTATATCTTTCTTCTTCCCTTCATGCAGGCCTGTCTTTGACTACTGGAGATATCCCTCCTTTTGATTTGGAGATTTAATCTCAAATTTTAGCTTTGGGGGAAGAGTTGTCTCGTTATCCTAATTTGACATCCTTTTTCTGTCACAGGCTCAGTGACGAGGTGCCCTCAGTGAGGCAGACGGCTGTGACGGTGCTGACACAATTGGTGCTAAAGGATGTCCTTAAGGTCAAGGGGCAAGTCAGCGAGGTGGCCGTGCTGCTAATTGACCCCCAGCCTCACATCGCCAGCCTGGCCCTCAACTTCTTCAATGAGCTGGCTACCAAGGTGCGcacgcatacacacaaaaagaaaaggtaatttgcataattggcaaGTTTCTCACACTGTTACCTGCCAATTATGTTTTCCGTCAGGACAATGCAATTTACAACCTGCTCCCGGACATCATCAGTCGTCTGTCTGACCCCGAGAGAGGCATGAGCTCTGATGACTTCAACACTATTATGAAGTAAGTAGGCTCCTTCGCTGTGGCTTGTTGACATATGAGATTGTGTATGTTCAACAAATGACATGTTTGTGGTTTCTTAGGCAACTCTTCTCCTACATCACCAAAGAGAGGCAGACTGAATCACTGGTGGAAAAACTGTGTCAGCGCTTCAGGACTGCCAGGTGAGACCATCATGTCTCCCACTGCTTTCTTCTCTGACTGTGTCCAGCTGTGATGTGAAGACGCAGGGGGTGGACATGCGGGTAATTACTTGTCGTGAAGAGACACCCACCATTCGCAGGCCAGTTCACAGTTGAATTCACACAGTAATCACGCACTGACACTCACTTCACTCATCTTGTCATGGCAGTCGTGTCTGCGTGTTATTGGAGAATGGAGTTGGAACAATGGGGCGTGACCTCTGCCTCGAGTACGCCTCTGAGTCATCCATACTCAAAGGAAGGACATCTTGCATTACGCCATGGCAAAGTGAATTAAGACTTGACGTTGATAGAAAATGCAATTTTTCCCAAATGCCAGCCCAAAGCCACAACGCACAAGTAAAAGATCTGGAATAGATGGAATACTGTGCAATTTGCATAATTTCTAATCAAATTTCACTCCCTCAAATCCATctttcttctctcctccctaGGACGGAGCGCCAGTGGTGCGACTTGGCCATCTCTCTGTCTCTGCTGTCCATGTGTGAGCGTGGCTTCAAGAGGCTACAGGAGTGCTGGGAGTGTTACAGCGACAAGCTGACCGAGTCCGGTGTCTACCAGCCTCTGCTCGCCATCACCGCCAAGCTGCGACGAGGTGCCAAGATTCAATTCAaggtggcacacacacacatatacacgctTCCAGTAAAGTGATACATGGTATTGTGTTCGGTGGTAACATGTTCTGTAATAGACCCAAGTGGATGAGTTCGAGAAGCGGCTAACTGCGGTCCACACGCGCGGCTTGGAAAATGTGGAAAGCCCTGAAATGGATGAGGAGAACCCAAAAGTGGCAGGATCTTCTGACAAGACACCCAGACATGCGCCCTTGCCTGGTAGAGGAAGAGCGAGATCCAAGAGAGGTCTGTGCATAATGTTGATGGTTTCACGGCctgtccacaaccatctcccATAGAATGTGTCGCTCCAAGAAACACTATTGTGCACTTTATgcactctttaaaaaaaacactcttaacTGTCCAATGTGATGCATGACAGAGTAAAGTAGCATTCAGGATTTGGACAGGACACACATGTTAGCAACACAAGCACAGCGATGTGAGCTTTCACTGAAGAGGAAAATAAAAACCAAACTTACTGCTAGCTGCTATcatgtctgtagctgactgatggATAGTTGGCTCCAGGATATATTTTAACTCTTTAAGTGCCTGGTCGACCAACTTTAGCTATCTCTACCACTTGGTAGAGGTACTCAAAGCTATAGAAATCCACCCGATGACACATTGGCTGTAAATGGTTGGTCACTTCACCCTCCACTAGGATGtcataaagtggaaaaaagacatttttacctttttggATGAAAATCTGAAAGGCaggaataattatttaaattgtgTTATTGATAGAGACCTTGATAGACGGAAATAGTATGTTACTTTGTAGCAGAAAAACAGTAAAAGtctttgtaattttatgatatGAAGTGGTTGGTGTTTTACTGTATAAGAATAGACTGTCCATTACCTGGatatttttccattaaaaacaAGATTACTCACCTAAAGGCAATAAGAAATGCAGAAAATTTCTATTGCTTTTTTCTTGGTTAGGCAGTTAAAGGGTTAAGATGTCCACAGCagcgtgatttaaaaaatatatataaattataaagcTGTCTGTGAAGCAGTGGTTATATACACAGCAGCCTCATCAAGATGGGGGCGGCTCATGAAAAACCCCGGTACTCCAAATAATGACCGTTTGACAGCCTCCTGTCAAAGGGAGATGATGGATCTTTCTCATATTTGGTGCTCACAAACACACTCTTGGGTCACATCACCGAAAAGTCAATTTTACTCAATAGTAGACCTTTTTAAATTCTACAGTCTAAACTAGTGACACTTTTTACTGCCTTCTCTGTCCATCCAGGTCAGTCCAAACCATCAGTTTCCAGCTGTGGCAGCGACAACAGTTTTGTGACTCCTCAAAAGACTCGCAAGTCAAAGAAGCCTGTAATTACCTTCAGTAGTGATTCGGAGGAGGACGAAGAGGGTAAGTTTATCCAACAATTGCTTAGCTTACTCCAGTTTGGTTCTAAAGCTGAATTGTGATTGGTAACGTCTCACTCAAGTCTTGCAGGTGACGGTAGTATGCATGATAAGTTGGTTGACAACTGAGGGTTCACTTATGTGGTTCACTTTTCATAGTCCCCACACGTTACCTAATACTGTACGTCACATTTGTGTTTGCCCACCAAAAGTAGAGctctcaaaaaaaaacacaaaccccACAATCCATGAGATCCAAGAGGTCACATGATTTCTCACACTCCAATCCTTATTTGTTTCATCAGATGCTGTGTTGACGGAGAGCGAGACCCCTAAAGTCACTACGCCAATTGCCCGAACGCCTCGCCGAGCTCGCCTCAGAAACTgatcccccccccttttttttttttttaaaaaaagttttatccTGTCTCTTTTTAAACGTTATTGTCCAgctttttgcatattttactttgttttttcgcaatatattttttaaacagcgCTTTTTGCTACTTTTAGCACAAACTAAACAGTGATTATGTGTTTTAGAGTGGAGACGTAATTGTAATAAACCTACACTTGGTGTGGTCAGCTCCCAAGCAGCAGCGTTGTCTTGTGTCCCATCACTGTGGTCCAACCTGTCTGCTGGGTTGTGTCCTTTATATTTACACCAAGGGATTCCAAAGTGTGGCAGAGCTAATTTTTATGTGAACATTTTTGCTTGCCCCAGTCTAAAATTGAGTTAATTTTGTCTTTTAACATACCTGAAATCAACTTAGTTGgctgaaaaatatgtttatttacattttttttcaagccgGTGTGCCGTAGAAGTGTGTGTTGTGAATCTGCCTTGCACTTTTAAAACTACTGGTTTCTTGCGCCGTATCTTTCAATGGTGTATCGCTCTGCCTGATGGTCCGCTTGCAGTCTTCCCTTCATCCGAGAGTGCCTTCCATCATTTTTCTCTGCTTTACTAACAATTTTTTCTTTTCCCCATCATTTGATATGCTTATTTTCCTAACAGGTTGGCCTCTCTTCAGTCATCAATCTTTTTCTAGGTCTCTCTCTGcctggtgattttttttgtctttttttttacatttttccccccctcctcaCTCTGCTGCCTACTTTTTTCCACCTCCCACGGGCTCTTCACTGATATCACATGCACGGTAGTTTAACCCCCCCTAATTGCTAATCTCTTTCGCCTACCGCCCTCCTCCACACCGCATCCTCTCCCAAAAAGATGAGAGGGGTGCTCTTCTCTATGCATGCATGGCATGGTGGCTTTACATAACCACTCTGCAATATGACTGTATCCACTCCTGCTTCAAATGTATTAAAAGTGAGCTGTTATCAGAGTACCACCGAGGTTGACTATTGGAGGTAGACCCTAGTTGAAATAATCACAGGCTGCTTAACTTGACCACGCTCACTCTTGCTAGTGTTGTAATTTGGCGGCAGGGGTTGCGGGTAACtgttggcacaaaaaaaaaagatcactaTGCCATTACATCCACCATGTCTTAGTTGGGTCCTGCCCCTTTGCTCAGTGGCACGAGTGGAGGCAAGATGCCCGCACACCCGCATTCCGCCTCTGCCAGAaagaggagggggaaaaaacaatcCTAATTTCAATTCCACCACAGAGcgaatgaggaggaggaagaagagaaggAGGCGTGGCAAGCCCAGTGAGATAGTGATGTTCTCAGCAGGTGCCAACAAGTGAGCGGCAGCTCGGAGTGGAGATGAAGAGGCACTAACCGCAGAAGACATCCACAAGGAGAGTTCGGTGCACTACAGTCAGCTAGGTGAGCGTGCTTTTCTTTTGCAAAAGAACCGTTATTCTTTTCACTTGCAGAAATGGAACGGCAAATCaagtttgatttgatttgttggGCATACTtcatttcttttcctttctgaACATGTCATACGGATTTTTGCAGTTAAAATGAATGCCagtgaaattaaattaatttctttttctttagTGCTTTGtttcaaattgttttgttttaattccaCAATATGCTTTTCTCCActttaaaaatactttatttaaaTACTTTATTTCTCTAGTTTATATCAAAGTGTATTGTTatacatttttagtattttattttttagatttttatattttaaagttaTACTGATTTAATccccaaaaatacattttattttctacctttttaaaatttagtacATTAAGTTTATTcaaattatagatttttttttacccaagaaaggaattattttattttgacttttaaaaatactgcatctatattttcacatatttataactgtatatatatatatttgttatatatgtatatttcatttatatatgtgtatataaatatagttttgaaatgtacttatttatatgcatatgtatacagtatgtgtatatataaaaagtaaaaaaaaaatacttttaattaatttaactgGCGAGCTAATGGCACCTTTTTCCtaaatgcttaatttatattattgatGCATTTTCTTAACTGTTTTAATCCCAAAGGGGAAACTCATTTTCGTCCTATTTAATtaatgcagggtttttttttcttctggtttTTATTGCTACAAGcattactcaaaaaaaaaaaaaaagttttggtgCCTTGCTCAATGGCACTACAGTTGTCATACAATGTCTATCTTTAGGTCAGCAGTGGGACCTGAACAATTGTCGTGTCATCATGCCACGTCCTTGCGTGCTAATCAACAAACAGTAACGACATCATGTTCCAAATGTTCAGTCTCTTGCAGCTACAGTATTTTCTGTTGGCGTGTTCATCACTTGTGCTGCCATGCTGCTTTGTCCTGTACTGCTTGGGGTCACTCTGCTCCTCATGGCCCCCTTGGACACCGGAGAGGCTCGCACTCTGCACACTCCTGATAGTGCACAGGTATGGACTTGGTTGTTGTAGTATGCAAAAGTGTAGAATGAGGATGGCTCATGAAATGTCTCCATTGTTAACTTATATGCCATGCAATTTAATGTCTTTATTTTCTAACATGAAGTTAATGGAGCAGCTTCTGGACCGCTACAACGACCTTTTGACCATGGATGATCTGGAGAACCTCTTGAACAGCCCGGCAGAGGAGCAGTCCACATTATCCTCTGGCGCCAAAGCCTCTGAGTTTTCCACCAAATGGGCTGACGTCCAGGCAGAAACACCCTGGCTCCGCCTTCTCAGAGAGGCTCTGGCCAATCAGAAGCGCGTGGAACCTGAGCAGCGCTCACGGAGGGGATGGAATCGAGGTTGCTTTGGCCTTAAATTGGACCGGATCGGGTCTATGAGTGGATTGGGGTGTTAGTTGAAATGTGCAGAGGAACAGACTGCTATCACCGTGTTGGATGCTGGATGGTAAAAGGATGTTTACATGTTGCCATGGTGTCATCACGCTAGTAGAAACCTTTAGTCGCCGTTTATATTAGAGCAGCTGTAGATTCTGCCATGTGTTGTGAGTATTGTCACCATGCAGCATCTTGTTGTACAACTTTAGTTTGAAATTGTAGCTTTAGTCTGCTAATTGGATCAAATGTTAAAGTTGTGTAATAAAACCTACTAGATTGGTGacaaacatgtacacatttcctttttatttcattatgatTTGCATGAATAAACAGATTAGACATTTTGTTATTCCTCTTGTTTCTTTTTTGCACACTTTTCATCAGGTACAAAAGCCgccttgtatttttttaattaaaaattaagtatAATTGTGCTGTAAATAaacctaacttttttttttttttttatgtgccactagatggcagccaCTCATATGTATCTTCATTGCTCCTCTGCCCCTAACGGACTTTGCACTGGACTTCCTACCCACGTTCTCAAGTTGCATAAATGATGTCTGAAAGTGTTGTCATGCATTTAAACATCAGTCAGGTAAATGAAAGCCAAAATATGTTCTTAAAAGTTCATATACTCTTCTTCTATTATGGTATTAACTCTGATTGGTTCCCTATACAATAGTCTTacaaacgctcttctctgataTTTGAGGCATATTTAATACAAGAGAGGCAGCATTTACTGTAGTACTAAAAGTAAAATGTGGCTCTGTCAGCCACCATCTAAACTTAGCATGACCTTTACTTCCCCTCTTTGACCTTAAGCTGTGGAGCAGAGGCCCAAAGTGGcatgcatgcacgcacgcacgcacgcagcCAAGCCTGTGTTAGCTTCACTGGCACGTCTGCAAACACATAGCTGATAGCAGTGCACAATATAAGGTAAATATATTGCATGTTGTGTGGAAACACTCTGATGTTGACATGTGAGGCCTCTTATAAGcctgtgaaaaaatgttttccaatAAATTCTAGCCTACATGTATAACCATTGTCCTTAAAGGACGTTTAATTGTTCCCATCTTGTGTTGCTGCATAGATGTTTTGCAAGATGGGGCCATGTtttgaaaatgaattttaaacaCATGTGCTTGTCCATCTTtgaaaggtgtgtaccaaacagtggcatcattaggcctattttagggggggcttgtattgatttttacatttttttaatctatatatatatatatattttttttttacaaaaaatctatGAAATCTATCAAATTTCATAtgatagggcaaaagcaggctgataagcaagccaataaggttaatactagcctactaggaGTAG
This genomic window from Doryrhamphus excisus isolate RoL2022-K1 chromosome 17, RoL_Dexc_1.0, whole genome shotgun sequence contains:
- the nppcl gene encoding C-type natriuretic peptide-like, producing MLLCPVLLGVTLLLMAPLDTGEARTLHTPDSAQLMEQLLDRYNDLLTMDDLENLLNSPAEEQSTLSSGAKASEFSTKWADVQAETPWLRLLREALANQKRVEPEQRSRRGWNRGCFGLKLDRIGSMSGLGC